One segment of Erigeron canadensis isolate Cc75 chromosome 2, C_canadensis_v1, whole genome shotgun sequence DNA contains the following:
- the LOC122589588 gene encoding probable (S)-N-methylcoclaurine 3'-hydroxylase isozyme 2: MEILNLASFMQLSLLSYFFLFLTPLFLVFITQKYYYKSSIKNLPPGPRSLPIIGNIHQLGKNPHISTAMLAKKYGPLISLRLGSRLLVVATSPEAAKQILKAQDRHLSGRATPDAIVLNPNDHNVIWAYDCNQNWRSLRTLYRADLFSPKAIEAQADIRNEKLAQMVDFLNTKQGKVVQIEDVVFTTMFNTLSNILFSTDLLDLNNEHGTAHGLKWAIQKILENTMAPNVTDFFPVIGGLDLQGLRKENLKYLQVVSSFIDPIINQRRHQMASSKVTEEKDFLDRMLENNFPNAQINILILELFIAGTDSVTSTTIWAMADLIKNNEILKKVREELKSEIKSSSMIMKSDLNKLTYFNACIKETLRLHPVVPLLLPRNAVETCEVMNYTIPQNSSIWVNIWAISRDPNVWEDPNAFKPERFLESNVNYTGHDFEFTPFGGGRRMCPGMPSGIKSLQTTLATLILGFDWVLPNNEDPTKLDMNETFGLTLQKEKPLELIFKCKE; the protein is encoded by the exons ATGGAGATCCTAAACCTAGCCTCTTTCATGCAACTCAGtttattaagttatttttttcttttcttaacaCCTCTTTTCTTGGTTTTCATTACACAAAAATATTACTACAAGTCGTCTATCAAAAACCTCCCACCAGGACCACGATCCTTGCCGATCATTGGCAATATACATCAACTAGGCAAGAACCCGCATATCTCGACCGCCATGCTCGCTAAAAAATATGGCCCCCTCATCTCCCTTCGCTTAGGTTCTCGACTCCTTGTTGTGGCTACATCCCCCGAAGCTGCCAAGCAAATTCTAAAGGCACAAGACCGACATCTTTCTGGTCGAGCCACACCAGATGCAATTGTACTAAATCCCAATGACCACAATGTTATCTGGGCTTATGATTGCAACCAAAATTGGAGATCATTAAGAACCCTTTACCGGGCTGACCTGTTTTCGCCTAAAGCAATAGAAGCTCAAGCTGATATAAGAAACGAAAAGCTGGCTCAAATGGTGGATTTCTTGAATACCAAGCAAGGAAAAGTTGTGCAAATTGAAGATGTTGTTTTCACCACTATGTTCAACACTTTAAGCAACATTTTGTTTAGTACGGATCTTCTTGATTTGAACAACGAACACGGAACTGCTCATGGGTTAAAATGGGCTATCCAAAAGATACTAGAGAATACAATGGCACCAAATGTTACTGATTTTTTCCCCGTAATCGGGGGATTAGATCTTCAAGGgttaagaaaagaaaacttGAAATATCTTCAAGTCGTCTCTAGCTTTATCGACCCTATAATCAATCAAAGGAGGCATCAAATGGCTTCTTCAAAGGTGACGGAGGAAAAAGATTTTCTGGACCGAATGCTTGAAAATAATTTTCCAAATGCCCAAATTAACATCTTGATTCTG GAACTATTCATTGCGGGAACAGATAGCGTAACATCAACTACTATATGGGCAATGGCTGACTTGATAAAGAACAACGAAATCTTGAAAAAAGTAAGAGAAGAGCTCAAAAGTGAAATCAAGTCCAGCTCTATGATCATGAAATCCGATCTTAACAAATTGACTTATTTCAACGCTTGTATCAAAGAAACACTAAGATTGCACCCGGTTGTCCCTCTCCTACTTCCACGAAATGCTGTCGAAACTTGTGAGGTTATGAATTATACAATCCCACAAAACTCTTCAATATGGGTCAACATCTGGGCAATTAGCCGGGACCCAAATGTTTGGGAGGACCCTAATGCTTTTAAACCCGAAAGGTTTCTTGAGTCAAACGTCAATTATACAGGCCATGATTTCGAGTTTACACCTTTTGGTGGTGGGAGGAGGATGTGTCCTGGTATGCCTTCCGGGATTAAGAGTTTGCAAACAACATTGGCGACTTTGATTCTAGGATTCGATTGGGTTCTTCCAAATAACGAGGATCCAACGAAACTTGACATGAATGAAACTTTTGGATTGACTTTGCAAAAAGAGAAGCCTCTTGAGCTTATCTTCAAATGCAAAGAGTAA
- the LOC122589985 gene encoding probable (S)-N-methylcoclaurine 3'-hydroxylase isozyme 2: MHAKYNNSPKNKSIPIMEILNLASFMQLSSLTYLFLFLTPLFLVFITQKYYYKSSIKNLPPGPRPLPIIGNIHQLGKNPHISTAMLAKKYGPLISLRLGSRLLVVATSPEAAKQILKAQDRHLSGRATPDAIVLNPNDHNVIWAYDCNQNWRSLRTLYRADLFSPKAIEAQADIRNEKLAQMVDFLNTKQGKVVQIEDVVFTTMFNTLSNILFSTDLLNLNNEHGTAHGLKWAIQKILENTMAPNVTDFFPVIGGLDLQGLRKENLKYLQVVSSFIDPIINQRRDRMASSKVTGVTEEKDFLDRMLENNFPNAQINILILELFIAGTDSVTSTTIWAMADLIKNKGILEKATEELKREIKSSSMIMKSDLNKLTYFNACIKETLRLHPVVPLLLPRNAVETCEVMNYTIPENSSIWVNIWAISRDPNVWEDPNTFKPERFLGSNVNYTGHDFEFTPFGGGRRMCPGMPSGIKSLQTTLATLILGFDWVLPNNEDPTKLDMNENFGLTLQKEKPLELIFKCKE; this comes from the exons ATGCATGCAAAATATAATAATTCACCCAAAAACAAAAGCATCCCAATTATGGAGATCCTAAACCTAGCCTCTTTCATGCAACTCAGTTCAttaacttatctctttcttttcCTAACACCTCTTTTCTTGGTTTTCATTACACAAAAATATTACTACAAGTCGTCTATCAAAAACCTCCCACCAGGACCACGACCATTGCCGATCATTGGCAATATACATCAACTAGGCAAGAACCCGCATATCTCGACCGCCATGCTCGCTAAAAAATATGGCCCCCTCATCTCCCTTCGCTTAGGTTCTCGACTCCTTGTTGTGGCTACATCCCCCGAAGCTGCCAAGCAAATTCTAAAGGCACAAGACCGACATCTTTCTGGTCGAGCCACACCAGATGCAATTGTACTAAATCCCAATGACCACAACGTTATCTGGGCTTATGATTGCAACCAAAATTGGAGATCATTAAGAACCCTTTACCGGGCTGACCTGTTTTCGCCTAAAGCAATAGAAGCTCAAGCTGATATAAGAAACGAAAAGCTGGCTCAAATGGTGGATTTCTTGAATACCAAGCAAGGAAAAGTTGTGCAAATTGAAGATGTTGTTTTCACTACTATGTTCAACACTCTAAGCAACATTTTGTTTAGTACAGATCTTCTTAATTTGAACAACGAACACGGAACTGCTCATGGGTTAAAATGGGCTATCCAAAAGATACTAGAGAATACAATGGCACCAAATGTTACTGATTTTTTCCCCGTAATCGGGGGCTTAGATCTTCAAGGgttaagaaaagaaaacttGAAATATCTTCAAGTCGTCTCTAGCTTTATCGACCCTATAATCAATCAAAGGAGAGATCGAATGGCTTCTTCGAAGGTGACCGGGGTGACAGAGGAAAAAGATTTTCTGGACCGAATGCTTGAAAATAATTTTCCAAATGCCCAAATCAATATCTTGATTCTG GAATTATTCATTGCGGGAACAGATAGCGTAACATCAACTACTATATGGGCAATGGCTGACTTGATAAAGAACAAAGGAATCTTGGAAAAAGCAACTGAAGAGCTCAAAAGAGAAATCAAGTCCAGCTCTATGATCATGAAATCCGATCTTAACAAATTGACTTATTTCAATGCTTGTATCAAAGAAACACTAAGATTACACCCGGTTGTTCCTCTCCTACTTCCACGAAATGCTGTCGAAACTTGTGAAGTTATGAACTACACAATTCCTGAAAACTCTTCAATATGGGTCAACATTTGGGCGATTAGTCGAGACCCAAACGTGTGGGAGGACCCTAACACTTTTAAACCCGAGAGGTTTCTTGGCTCAAACGTCAACTATACAGGCCATGATTTCGAGTTTACACCTTTTGGTGGTGGGAGGAGGATGTGTCCTGGTATGCCTTCCGGGATTAAGAGTTTGCAAACAACATTGGCGACTTTGATTCTAGGATTCGATTGGGTTCTTCCAAATAACGAGGATCCAACGAAACTCGACATGAATGAAAATTTTGGATTGACTTTGCAAAAAGAGAAGCCTCTTGAGCTTATCTTCAAATGCAAAGAGTAA
- the LOC122588429 gene encoding RHOMBOID-like protein 2: MMSRDDDVERTRPKTSFNQTTQNYSSSSGAAVNTESYWTSWLIPVFVVANIGVFVVLMYINNCPKHNRSRFYGKCVAKFLGRFSFQPFKENPLLGASSNTLEKLGALQWWKIVHGHQGWRLVTANWLHAGLIHLVANMLSLVLIGIRLEQQFGFLRVGLIYLLSGFGGSILSSLFIQQNISVGASGALFGLLGTMLAELITNWTIYSNKAAALLTLVVIVVVNLAVGILPFVDNFAHIGGFLTGFLLGFVLLPKPQFGWVERHNLPADVRVRSKYKVYQYVLGLVALALLVAGFTVGLVMLFHGENGYKHCHWCRYLNCVPTSKWECNSS, from the exons ATGATGTCAAGAGACGATGACGTGGAACGCACAAGACCCAAAACCAGTTTCAATCAAACAACACAAAATTACTCATCATCTTCAGGAGCAGCAGTAAATACAGAAAGTTACTGGACATCATGGTTGATCCCAGTATTTGTTGTCGCCAATATTGGTGTTTTTGTTGTACTTATGTACATCAACAACTGTCCTAAACATAACCGGTCAAGATTTTATGGAAAGTGTGTTGCTAAGTTTCTTGGCAGGTTTTCTTTTCAACCATTTAAAGAAAATCCTCTCCTTGGTGCTTCTTCTAACAC ATTAGAGAAATTAGGGGCACTTCAATGGTGGAAAATAGTTCATGGACATCAAGGATGGAGGCTTGTTACTGCAAATTGGTTACATGCTGGTTTGATACATCTTGTTGCCAATATGCTAAGTCTCGTTCTTATTGGGATTCGTCTTGAGCAGCAGTTTGGATTTC TGCGTGTAGGGTTGATCTATTTGTTGTCTGGATTTGGAGGAAGtattctttcttctttatttattcAACAGAATATCTCTGTTGGCGCCTCTGGAGCTCTTTTCGGGCTACTTGGGACAATGCTTGCCGAGCTCATCACAAACTGGACTATCTATTCAAATAAG GCAGCGGCGCTCTTAACACTTGTAGTTATCGTTGTGGTGAACCTAGCTGTGGGAATTCTGCCATTTGTTGACAATTTTGCCCACATTGGCGGATTCTTGACTGGTTTCCTCCTTGGTTTTGTTTTACTTCCTAAACCCCAATTTGGTTGGGTAGAAAGACACAATCTTCCAGCTGATGTTCGTGTGAGATCCAAATACAAGGTTTATCAGTATGTCTTGGGTTTGGTTGCATTAGCTCTTCTTGTTGCAGG ATTTACGGTTGGTTTAGTGATGTTGTTTCATGGAGAAAATGGATATAAACATTGCCATTGGTGTCGCTACTTGAACTGTGTCCCGACGTCAAAATGGGAATGCAATAGCAGTTAG